In Myxococcus virescens, a single window of DNA contains:
- a CDS encoding aspartyl/asparaginyl beta-hydroxylase domain-containing protein — translation MSTPVPDRLRLPFHFDAAPLQQELAALPAEAWVPHFNKREYEGEWSGVPLRSIGGMEGRIYPDPTGRERYADTPLLARCPAFRAVLATFQCPIGAARLLKLAAGARIREHTDYNLGYADGEVRLHVPITTHPDVAFFLGGERVVLQPGECWYLDFNRPHRVDNPSDTDRVHLVLDCDVNDWLRDVFTGAVNGR, via the coding sequence ATGTCGACGCCCGTGCCCGACCGCCTCCGCCTGCCCTTCCACTTCGACGCCGCGCCGCTCCAGCAGGAGCTCGCGGCATTGCCCGCCGAGGCGTGGGTTCCCCACTTCAACAAGCGCGAATACGAAGGCGAGTGGAGCGGCGTTCCCCTGCGCTCCATTGGCGGCATGGAAGGCCGCATCTATCCGGACCCGACAGGGCGCGAGCGCTACGCCGACACGCCCCTGCTGGCGCGTTGCCCCGCGTTCCGCGCCGTGCTCGCCACGTTTCAGTGTCCCATCGGCGCCGCGCGGCTGCTGAAGCTCGCGGCGGGCGCGCGCATCCGAGAGCACACCGATTACAACCTGGGTTACGCGGACGGCGAGGTGCGCCTCCACGTCCCCATCACCACGCACCCCGACGTGGCCTTCTTCCTCGGCGGCGAGCGAGTCGTCCTCCAGCCCGGTGAGTGCTGGTACCTCGACTTCAACCGCCCCCACCGGGTGGACAACCCCAGCGACACCGACCGCGTCCACCTGGTGCTGGACTGCGACGTGAATGACTGGCTGCGAGACGTCTTCACGGGGGCCGTGAATGGGCGCTGA
- a CDS encoding DUF6232 family protein, with amino-acid sequence MIEPLAVSAVPATPAFPDRPLVAPPAPSEVPLFQDAGLRVTTERIVARGRTLLLADVQRVETVRRTPRMVPVLATLGLCMSVGLPALSALSVSSSTAKGVYEAALIAVVMVIFGCIARLVLAEESYRLVLHTRAGSWRVRASKDPKSLMLLAGLIQDAVAARGRH; translated from the coding sequence ATGATTGAGCCTCTCGCCGTGTCCGCGGTGCCCGCCACTCCCGCGTTTCCGGACCGCCCGCTCGTGGCGCCGCCCGCTCCTTCCGAAGTGCCGCTCTTCCAGGACGCCGGCCTGCGGGTGACGACCGAGCGGATCGTCGCCCGCGGCAGGACGCTGCTGCTCGCGGACGTCCAGCGGGTGGAGACGGTGCGGCGCACGCCTCGCATGGTTCCCGTGCTGGCCACGCTGGGCCTGTGCATGAGCGTGGGGCTGCCGGCCCTGTCCGCGCTGTCCGTCTCCAGCAGCACGGCGAAGGGCGTCTACGAGGCGGCGTTGATTGCCGTCGTCATGGTCATCTTCGGCTGCATCGCGCGACTCGTCCTCGCCGAGGAGTCGTACCGGCTGGTGCTGCATACCCGCGCCGGCTCTTGGCGCGTGCGCGCGAGCAAGGATCCGAAGTCCCTCATGCTGCTCGCCGGGCTCATCCAGGACGCCGTCGCGGCGCGGGGACGGCACTAA
- a CDS encoding two-component system sensor histidine kinase NtrB, whose translation MRYALVPILLLCVALTTVGVGVFTLLERNREAQWHQFAVERQAQLDEATRGVAETLEDVAEDLRFAGELMSQPGTLAEHRREMRALLEAVGQYKVLIAYDASGKEWLRMLDRRMGKQVARAPVLAQMAEAARRALLRPPGDVTLSPPMEEGGLDSLRVMATALPVDEQGRPEGAVAVLVDTTSFFTPLRIVTSDPDARLLLLGTYGQPTSASDATLADWFRRLETEGAWVPGFTTLAARMREGERGALPLRAEEAERLGLGRSDAIAVFTPIRVRGGSHWAAATLVSTATLRSHQQALIWRLLAAALLVALFLVTFAVYVVLAQRRAAALRESRQHADQLAHLHDKTQKILDHIPSGVLALTVDGRISAVNQVLRERMPPDAIGAPLETAFPQAPAPVVSRIRALVEAAASESRAHGILGETLVLFGEEGRFNLHAVPLEARHPEVQTLLVVEDLSNVRALETQLLRAEKLATVGVLAAGIAHEIGTPLGVVRGRAEYVLGKLGKEHPQGPGIAVIIEQIDRVSRTLRQLLDFSRLQPTAVRPVPLISLLRDVQELLRMEVERRGVRFEVTVPETLPPLAADPDQLQQVLVNLALNACHACGEGGQVTLSAAVPEAEPWGLVALTLRDDGCGIPREHLNQVFDPFFTTKKRGQGTGLGLTMVAHVVRNHGGRLELESEEGRGTCVTVLWPIAKPSAEERYVG comes from the coding sequence GACGTGGCGGAGGACCTGCGCTTCGCCGGGGAGCTGATGTCCCAGCCCGGCACGTTGGCGGAGCACCGGCGGGAGATGCGGGCCCTGTTGGAGGCGGTGGGCCAGTACAAGGTCCTCATCGCCTACGACGCCAGCGGCAAGGAATGGCTGCGCATGTTGGACCGGCGCATGGGCAAGCAGGTGGCGCGAGCGCCCGTGCTGGCGCAGATGGCGGAGGCGGCCCGGCGGGCCCTGCTGCGGCCGCCGGGGGACGTCACGCTGTCACCTCCCATGGAGGAAGGCGGCTTGGACTCGCTGCGGGTCATGGCCACGGCGCTGCCCGTGGATGAGCAAGGCCGGCCCGAGGGCGCGGTGGCGGTGCTCGTCGACACGACATCCTTCTTCACGCCGCTGCGCATCGTGACGTCGGACCCGGACGCGCGGCTGTTGCTTCTGGGCACCTATGGCCAGCCGACCTCCGCCAGCGACGCCACCCTGGCGGACTGGTTCCGGCGGCTGGAGACGGAGGGCGCTTGGGTGCCAGGCTTCACGACGCTGGCGGCCCGCATGCGCGAGGGGGAGCGCGGCGCGTTGCCGCTGCGCGCGGAGGAGGCCGAGCGATTGGGTCTGGGCCGCTCGGATGCCATCGCCGTGTTCACGCCCATCCGCGTCCGCGGTGGCAGCCATTGGGCCGCGGCCACGCTGGTGTCTACCGCGACGCTGCGATCGCATCAGCAGGCCCTCATCTGGCGGCTCCTGGCCGCGGCGCTGCTCGTGGCGCTCTTCCTGGTGACGTTCGCCGTGTACGTGGTGCTGGCGCAGCGCCGCGCGGCCGCCTTGCGAGAGAGCCGTCAGCACGCGGACCAACTGGCGCACCTGCACGACAAGACGCAGAAGATTCTCGACCACATTCCTTCTGGGGTGCTGGCGCTCACCGTGGACGGGCGCATCAGCGCGGTGAACCAGGTGCTCCGCGAGCGCATGCCTCCGGACGCCATCGGCGCGCCGTTGGAGACGGCGTTCCCCCAGGCACCGGCACCCGTGGTGTCCCGGATTCGCGCCCTGGTGGAGGCCGCCGCGAGCGAGTCGCGCGCCCATGGCATCCTGGGTGAGACGCTGGTGCTCTTCGGCGAGGAAGGCCGTTTCAATCTCCACGCGGTGCCGCTGGAGGCGCGCCACCCGGAGGTCCAGACCTTGCTGGTGGTGGAGGACCTGAGCAACGTGCGCGCGCTGGAGACGCAGTTGCTGCGCGCGGAGAAGCTGGCCACGGTGGGGGTGCTCGCCGCCGGTATCGCGCATGAGATTGGCACGCCGCTGGGCGTGGTGCGCGGGCGCGCGGAGTACGTGCTGGGCAAGCTGGGCAAGGAACACCCGCAGGGGCCTGGCATCGCCGTCATCATCGAGCAGATCGACCGGGTGAGCCGCACGCTGCGGCAGCTCCTGGACTTCTCGCGCCTCCAGCCCACGGCGGTGCGGCCGGTGCCGCTCATCTCCCTGCTCCGGGACGTTCAGGAGCTGCTGCGCATGGAGGTGGAGCGGCGCGGGGTTCGCTTCGAGGTGACCGTTCCAGAGACGCTGCCTCCCCTGGCCGCGGACCCGGACCAGCTCCAGCAGGTGCTGGTGAATCTGGCGCTCAACGCCTGCCACGCGTGTGGCGAGGGCGGGCAGGTGACGCTGTCCGCGGCGGTGCCGGAGGCGGAGCCGTGGGGCCTGGTGGCGCTCACCCTCCGCGACGACGGCTGCGGCATTCCCCGGGAGCACCTCAATCAGGTATTCGACCCCTTCTTCACCACCAAGAAGCGGGGACAGGGCACGGGACTGGGCCTGACGATGGTGGCTCACGTCGTGCGCAACCATGGTGGCCGGCTGGAGCTGGAGAGCGAGGAGGGCCGGGGCACCTGCGTCACCGTGCTCTGGCCCATCGCGAAGCCCAGCGCGGAGGAGCGGTATGTCGGTTGA
- a CDS encoding GGDEF domain-containing response regulator, translated as MRRYALIAEPDPQRAAGLLSLMTEEGLEGVVAKDGAEAQDVVRQRGAPLLLVTDLALPRLDGFALLTWLREQEDSAATQVVVVTAFDELRVRAWQLKEALGIHALLSRRASSEVMRDTLRRVLAGQLAPQPPPAEGAAEQERQRLASITAMHLVDNGPPEAELQQLVKEVAQAFGVPVALLTLVLGERQWFKAHVGLPPTLAKDRGTPRDWAFCHHVVQGREPLVVPDARRHPYFRDNPLVRNGIVGSYAGAPLLTSTGEVLGSLCVIDSRPLVLGAEDLAVLRELANRVAEDLEQRARVKPATGKAPAEPALTEASALGLLRDAVQALDVAALLVAPGRKPHACNTAMTDLLGLPPEPFPAMTFDAFCQHVAGLTADPASTLRQLDLASESSRGLRLTLVLERPQPHRLRWVARPFPIPGGMAQMLTLADIGHTRPAREEWERQHRVDALTGLVSRRAGEERVLREIGRCRRDGMPFSVLLADLVGLGRINATRGFDAGDATLRDGARVTEALGVPGGFAVRWEGGAFLLALPGVDAARAEALRQKLRDTPDAPEVVSAAVTVEGEEDPQGTLARAQAALIRAKTEHRPLRLA; from the coding sequence ATGCGCCGCTACGCCCTCATCGCCGAGCCCGATCCACAGCGAGCCGCTGGCCTCTTGTCCCTGATGACGGAGGAAGGCCTGGAAGGCGTCGTCGCCAAGGATGGAGCGGAAGCCCAAGATGTCGTGCGCCAGCGAGGTGCGCCCCTGCTGCTCGTCACGGACCTGGCGCTGCCCCGGCTGGATGGCTTCGCGTTGCTGACGTGGCTTCGGGAACAGGAGGACTCCGCCGCAACGCAGGTCGTGGTGGTCACTGCCTTCGACGAGCTGCGCGTCCGCGCATGGCAGCTCAAGGAGGCGCTGGGCATCCATGCGTTGCTCAGTCGCCGAGCCTCCTCGGAGGTGATGCGGGACACGCTGCGTCGCGTACTCGCAGGGCAGCTCGCGCCACAGCCGCCTCCGGCGGAGGGGGCCGCGGAGCAGGAGCGGCAACGGCTGGCGAGCATCACGGCCATGCACCTGGTCGACAACGGACCGCCCGAGGCGGAGCTCCAGCAACTCGTGAAGGAGGTCGCCCAGGCCTTCGGTGTACCCGTGGCGCTGCTGACGCTGGTGCTGGGCGAGCGCCAGTGGTTCAAGGCCCACGTCGGCCTGCCCCCCACCCTCGCGAAGGACCGGGGCACGCCGCGCGACTGGGCGTTCTGTCACCACGTGGTGCAGGGGCGCGAGCCGCTCGTCGTACCGGACGCCCGGCGCCATCCCTACTTCCGTGACAACCCGCTGGTGCGCAACGGCATCGTGGGCAGCTACGCGGGCGCACCGCTGCTGACGTCCACGGGGGAAGTCCTGGGCTCGCTGTGCGTCATCGACTCGCGCCCGCTCGTCCTGGGAGCCGAGGACCTGGCCGTGCTGCGGGAGCTCGCGAACCGTGTCGCGGAGGACCTGGAACAACGGGCCCGGGTGAAACCGGCCACCGGAAAGGCCCCGGCAGAGCCCGCGCTCACCGAAGCGTCGGCCCTGGGGCTCCTGCGCGATGCCGTGCAGGCCCTGGATGTCGCGGCCCTGCTGGTGGCGCCTGGACGCAAACCCCACGCGTGCAACACCGCGATGACGGACCTGCTGGGCCTGCCGCCGGAGCCCTTCCCGGCCATGACGTTCGATGCCTTCTGCCAGCACGTCGCGGGACTCACCGCGGACCCGGCGAGCACGCTGCGGCAGCTCGACCTGGCCTCCGAATCGTCCCGAGGCCTCCGCCTGACGCTGGTCCTGGAGCGGCCCCAGCCGCACCGGCTTCGCTGGGTGGCCCGGCCCTTCCCCATCCCGGGCGGCATGGCGCAGATGCTGACGCTCGCCGACATCGGACACACCCGGCCAGCCCGTGAGGAGTGGGAGCGGCAGCACCGGGTGGACGCGCTGACGGGACTGGTGTCGCGGCGCGCGGGCGAGGAACGGGTGCTGCGCGAGATTGGCCGCTGCCGCAGGGATGGCATGCCCTTCAGCGTGCTGCTCGCGGACCTGGTGGGACTGGGGCGCATCAACGCGACTCGAGGTTTCGACGCAGGGGACGCCACGCTGCGAGACGGAGCCCGCGTCACCGAAGCCCTGGGAGTCCCTGGAGGCTTCGCGGTGCGCTGGGAAGGCGGAGCGTTCCTCCTGGCCCTTCCTGGCGTGGACGCGGCGCGGGCCGAAGCATTGCGGCAGAAGCTGCGCGACACCCCTGACGCACCCGAGGTGGTGTCCGCCGCCGTCACCGTCGAGGGTGAGGAAGACCCTCAGGGAACGCTGGCCCGAGCCCAGGCAGCGCTCATCCGGGCCAAGACGGAGCACCGACCCTTGCGGCTGGCATGA
- a CDS encoding sigma-54-dependent transcriptional regulator, with amino-acid sequence MSVEGRILVVDDHVDMGLMLREPLTDAGYVVDLATGGEEAIRMARAQAYDAVLCDLRMEGVDGLDVLEAVRALDSDIPVLMMTAFGGVESAVEAMKRGAYHYFTKPFRLDEVLLFLERALKERRLQVENRALRRAAAERSGLGALVGRSAAMRNLYELIDRVAYAQAAVLLRGPSGTGKELVARALHFQGPRASGPFVAVNCTALPHDLLESELFGHLKGAFTGATHARRGLFVEADGGTLFLDEIGDMPLELQARLLRVLEDGEVRAVGADGSRTVDVRIVAATHQDLDARVREGRFRADLFYRLNVVTLLLPPLAERREDIPLLVEHFTARARARNPRSRMQSLSPEAVAALATLPWPGNVRELENLIERLAVMVASEVVGLEELRPHLPPEAPEVQPLVMAQHALWPLRRLEAEYIAWMVTRCGGNKTRAAEVLGIDVSTIHRRERERG; translated from the coding sequence ATGTCGGTTGAAGGACGCATCCTGGTCGTCGATGACCACGTGGACATGGGCCTCATGCTGCGGGAGCCCCTCACGGACGCGGGCTACGTCGTGGACCTGGCCACGGGCGGCGAAGAGGCCATCCGGATGGCGCGCGCCCAGGCCTACGACGCGGTGCTGTGTGACTTGCGCATGGAAGGGGTGGACGGCCTGGACGTGCTGGAGGCCGTGCGGGCGCTCGACTCGGACATCCCCGTGTTGATGATGACGGCGTTCGGCGGCGTGGAGAGCGCGGTGGAGGCGATGAAGCGCGGCGCGTACCACTACTTCACCAAGCCCTTCCGCCTGGATGAGGTGCTGCTCTTCCTCGAGCGCGCCTTGAAGGAGCGCAGGCTCCAGGTGGAGAACCGGGCCCTGCGGCGCGCCGCCGCCGAGCGCAGCGGGCTGGGGGCGCTGGTGGGGCGAAGCGCGGCGATGCGGAACCTCTACGAGCTCATCGACCGCGTGGCCTACGCCCAGGCGGCGGTGCTGCTGCGAGGCCCGAGCGGCACGGGCAAGGAGCTGGTGGCGCGCGCGCTGCACTTCCAGGGGCCTCGTGCCTCCGGGCCCTTCGTGGCGGTCAACTGCACGGCGCTGCCACATGACTTGCTGGAGAGCGAGCTGTTCGGTCACCTCAAGGGGGCCTTCACCGGCGCGACCCACGCCCGCCGCGGCCTCTTCGTGGAGGCGGATGGGGGCACGCTGTTCCTGGACGAGATTGGCGACATGCCATTGGAGCTCCAGGCCCGCCTGCTGCGCGTCCTGGAGGACGGCGAGGTGCGCGCGGTGGGCGCCGACGGCAGCCGCACCGTGGACGTGCGCATCGTCGCCGCCACGCACCAGGACCTGGACGCCCGCGTGCGCGAGGGCCGCTTCCGCGCGGACCTGTTCTACCGGCTCAATGTCGTGACACTGCTGTTGCCTCCGCTGGCGGAGCGGCGTGAGGACATCCCCTTGTTGGTGGAGCACTTCACGGCTCGCGCCCGCGCGCGCAACCCTCGCTCCCGCATGCAGTCCCTGTCTCCGGAGGCGGTGGCCGCGCTCGCGACCTTGCCTTGGCCGGGAAACGTGCGTGAGCTGGAGAACCTGATAGAGCGGCTGGCGGTGATGGTGGCGAGCGAAGTCGTGGGGCTGGAGGAGTTGCGCCCACACCTGCCACCCGAGGCGCCGGAGGTGCAGCCCTTGGTGATGGCGCAGCACGCGCTGTGGCCCCTGCGGCGGCTGGAGGCGGAGTACATCGCGTGGATGGTGACACGCTGCGGCGGGAACAAGACGCGCGCCGCGGAGGTGCTCGGCATCGATGTGTCCACCATCCATCGGCGCGAGCGGGAGCGCGGGTAG
- a CDS encoding CHASE2 domain-containing protein, with protein sequence MDSSPAEPHRRDGFRRPSPAVLRVLGACVGIALAGVTAATGGAPGFLERSLYDQAVSRLLPAVPPSADLVLVEVDDRALATLSERWPLSRTTWARAFHALAAQRPSAVAVDVVFDQPGPRDALELGEDILEALRRSGLTEQPAGEALAADLEARLLARDGDARLAEAISEGNGVVLGAAALTDDVPVMAPLQDGALGTPLALPAHALRLQAREVAGSIAPLRMAARGSGTLNMLVDGDGVIRRYPYAVGVRGQAWPSLALATALHLTPERAEPLRELATWDHGAPLMRLPAPNWLPRVSLADLLHADPRSVGLDLALRGKTVFVGVTATGLHGQSTLPGQVAVPGVEIHAFALDNLRSGRLMRSSGLVALLGVLETAAVLAAFVWLCRRARTSGAVLRWAVTLAVLHTALVAWLASDPGWVIPLVPSWVGLMLMLVVDAASRAQEMGRQRGALRRLFIRYPQASVEPAAPQRDA encoded by the coding sequence ATGGACTCCAGTCCCGCCGAGCCCCACCGCCGCGACGGTTTCCGTCGGCCCTCACCCGCCGTATTGCGGGTGCTGGGTGCGTGCGTGGGCATCGCGCTGGCGGGGGTGACGGCGGCCACCGGTGGCGCACCGGGCTTCCTGGAGCGCTCGCTCTACGATCAGGCGGTGAGCCGGCTCCTGCCCGCCGTGCCGCCGAGCGCGGACCTGGTGCTGGTGGAAGTGGATGACCGCGCCCTCGCGACGCTGAGCGAGCGTTGGCCGCTGTCACGCACCACGTGGGCCCGCGCCTTCCATGCGCTCGCCGCCCAGCGCCCCTCCGCGGTGGCGGTGGACGTCGTCTTCGACCAGCCCGGGCCGCGTGATGCGCTGGAGCTGGGTGAAGACATTCTGGAGGCGCTCCGCCGCTCCGGACTGACGGAGCAGCCCGCGGGTGAAGCCTTGGCGGCGGACCTGGAGGCACGGCTCCTCGCGCGCGACGGCGATGCCCGGCTGGCCGAAGCGATTTCGGAAGGGAACGGTGTCGTCCTGGGAGCCGCGGCACTCACGGACGATGTCCCGGTGATGGCGCCCCTCCAGGATGGCGCCCTGGGCACGCCGCTGGCCCTGCCCGCCCACGCGCTGCGGCTCCAGGCCCGGGAGGTGGCGGGGAGCATCGCGCCCCTGCGCATGGCGGCTCGAGGCAGTGGAACCCTCAACATGCTGGTGGACGGTGACGGCGTCATCCGTCGATATCCTTACGCCGTGGGCGTGCGCGGACAGGCCTGGCCTTCGCTGGCACTGGCCACCGCGCTGCACCTGACGCCCGAACGGGCGGAGCCGCTGCGTGAGCTGGCGACATGGGACCACGGCGCGCCGTTGATGCGGCTGCCCGCGCCCAACTGGCTGCCCCGGGTGAGTCTGGCGGACCTGCTCCACGCGGACCCGCGCTCGGTGGGCTTGGACCTGGCGCTGCGAGGCAAGACAGTGTTCGTGGGTGTCACCGCCACGGGGCTGCATGGCCAGAGCACCCTGCCCGGCCAGGTGGCGGTGCCCGGCGTGGAGATTCACGCCTTCGCCCTGGACAACCTGCGGTCGGGCCGGCTGATGCGCTCGTCGGGGCTGGTGGCGCTGCTGGGCGTTCTGGAGACCGCGGCGGTGCTCGCGGCCTTCGTCTGGCTTTGCCGCCGCGCGCGCACGTCCGGCGCGGTCCTCCGATGGGCGGTGACGCTGGCGGTCCTGCACACGGCGCTGGTGGCGTGGCTGGCGTCGGACCCGGGCTGGGTCATTCCGCTGGTCCCCTCGTGGGTGGGCCTCATGCTGATGCTGGTGGTGGACGCGGCGTCGCGCGCGCAGGAGATGGGCCGGCAGCGAGGCGCCCTCCGCCGGCTCTTCATCCGCTACCCCCAGGCATCCGTGGAGCCGGCGGCGCCGCAGCGAGACGCCTAG
- a CDS encoding sulfotransferase family protein — translation MTPDLEGWMPARIHVDGGQPRVDWCHMGGQRFTDPFFDETIERRLRHPFALLFRHQTSMNALVARQAKKPGLPVRGLVFHMSRCGSTLVAQLLAALPRHIVLSEAGPVDTVLRAHQYVPGVTDTQRIEWLRAVVGALGQQRHPEEHAVFLKLDAWHVLELPLLQRAFPGVPWMFLYRDPVEVMASHQNHRGAHMLPGLLNPAHLGLEPGQIEGMPLDEYGARVLAAICDAGLQGYRARTAPARLMDYRQLQPEGLRVLTELFALELTAEDTPRLRDVLERNAKNPVLPFEDDTEEKARRVTSHGRALAEQWGRPIHDALETERLRGDVVP, via the coding sequence ATGACACCGGACCTCGAGGGCTGGATGCCCGCGCGCATCCACGTGGACGGCGGACAACCGCGGGTGGACTGGTGCCACATGGGTGGCCAGCGATTCACGGACCCATTCTTCGACGAGACGATAGAGCGCAGGCTCCGCCACCCATTCGCCCTGCTCTTCCGGCATCAGACGTCCATGAACGCGCTGGTGGCACGACAGGCCAAGAAGCCCGGTCTCCCGGTGCGCGGGCTCGTCTTCCACATGTCCCGTTGTGGTTCCACGCTGGTGGCGCAGCTGCTGGCCGCGCTGCCGCGCCACATCGTGCTGTCCGAAGCCGGCCCCGTAGACACGGTGCTGCGCGCGCACCAGTACGTGCCAGGGGTCACCGACACGCAGCGCATCGAATGGCTGCGCGCGGTGGTGGGAGCCCTCGGACAGCAGCGGCATCCGGAGGAACACGCGGTGTTCCTCAAGCTGGACGCGTGGCACGTCCTGGAGCTCCCGCTGCTCCAGCGCGCCTTCCCCGGTGTGCCATGGATGTTCCTCTACCGGGACCCCGTCGAGGTCATGGCATCGCATCAAAATCACCGGGGCGCGCACATGCTTCCGGGACTGCTGAACCCCGCGCACCTGGGCCTGGAGCCCGGGCAAATCGAAGGCATGCCCCTGGACGAGTACGGCGCGCGCGTCCTCGCGGCCATTTGCGACGCGGGCCTCCAAGGCTATCGCGCGCGGACAGCCCCGGCGCGGCTGATGGACTACCGGCAGCTCCAGCCGGAAGGACTGCGGGTGCTCACGGAGCTGTTCGCTCTCGAGCTGACGGCCGAGGACACCCCGCGCTTGCGCGACGTCCTGGAGCGGAACGCGAAGAACCCCGTGCTGCCCTTCGAGGATGACACGGAGGAGAAGGCTCGCCGCGTCACATCGCATGGGCGGGCCCTGGCGGAGCAATGGGGCCGTCCCATCCACGATGCGCTGGAAACCGAACGCCTACGCGGGGATGTCGTGCCGTAG